One genomic region from Yarrowia lipolytica chromosome 1C, complete sequence encodes:
- a CDS encoding uncharacterized protein (Compare to YALI0C08547g, similar to uniprot|P43092 Candida albicans Candidapepsin 3 precursor (Aspartate protease 3)), translated as MLFSTTLLASIVSLALAAPSTPKVVTFPVTKHHRDSKFAQAHLHTRQTPVSIANQQDYYSIALGLGTPVQNFNVLLDTGSSDLWVYNVTDTNDCKKGGCAFTGQYNDALSSSYVFLNDDYSIHYVSGSAYGNWGTETLTVGDITLEGFQFACANNAGGQVGVMGISVENDESIQPYQNTYPNFPVALQNAGYIDRLVYSLYLDSQTATSGTFLLGGIDYAKFSGSLVYLPLADSGGMDLNYNSISYNGKDYAGSGTATLDSGTSYTYIPDQAFQALASALKLGALSTGGTGLNYIDCDSDVTIEFGFEGVTIVAQSSQLVIPESDGKCVFGIQSDSQSEGYDLFGDTFLRNAYVVYDLQDSVIGLAQAEYTTSSNIQPVTGPLGN; from the coding sequence atgctcttctccaccactctTCTAGCTTCCATTGTGTCGCTTGCTCTGGCTGCTCCCAGCACCCCCAAGGTGGTCACTTTTCCAGTCACCAAGCACCACAGAGACTCCAAGTTTGCCCAGGCCCACCTGCATACCCGACAGACTCCTGTTTCCATCGCCAACCAGCAGGATTATTACTCCATTGCCCTGGGCCTGGGAACCCCTGTCCAGAACTTCAACGTTCTTCTGGACACAGGATCATCTGATCTGTGGGTCTACAATGTCACTGACACTAACGATTGCAAAAAAGGCGGCTGTGCTTTCACTGGTCAGTACAACGACGCTTTGTCCAGTTCTTACGTCTTCCTCAACGACGACTACTCCATTCATTACGTGTCTGGAAGCGCCTACGGCAACTGGGGAACTGAGACGTTGACCGTCGGAGACATTACTCTCGAGGGCTTCCAGTTTGCTTGCGCCAACAATGCCGGAGGACAAGTTGGAGTCATGGGCATCTCTGTGGAGAATGATGAGTCGATCCAGCCTTATCAGAACACCTATCCCAACTTCCCTGTGGCTCTCCAGAATGCCGGCTACATTGATAGACTGGTATACTCATTGTACTTGGACTCTCAGACCGCTACCAGCGGAACATTCCTACTAGGAGGTATTGATTATGCCAAGTTCAGCGGCTCTCTGGTCTACCTGCCTCTTGCGGATTCAGGTGGAATGGACCTCAACTACAACAGTATCTCCTATAACGGCAAGGACTACGCAGGTTCGGGTACTGCCACTCTTGACTCAGGAACCTCCTACACTTATATTCCCGACCAGGCTTTCCAAGCCCTTGCTTCTGCTCTCAAGCTTGGAGCCCTTTCCACCGGAGGCACTGGTCTTAACTACATTGACTGCGACTCCGATGTGACTATCGAGTTTGGTTTTGAGGGTGTCACTATTGTCGCCCAATCTTCTCAGCTAGTTATCCCCGAAAGTGACGGCAAGTGTGTCTTTGGTATCCAGTCCGACAGCCAGTCTGAAGGATACGATCTTTTCGGAGACACTTTCCTGCGAAATGCTTATGTCGTCTACGACCTGCAGGATTCTGTTATCGGTCTTGCCCAGGCCGAGTACACCACCAGTTCCAACATTCAGCCGGTCACCGGACCTCTTGGTAACTGA